The segment TATTTAAAAAATAGTTTTGCATTGCGGTTAACTTTTTAATTCTTGTTTCGATAGAATCTGTTTTGAATGCCATTTGAATAGCACCCGCTCCATGTTTGAAAATATCGTCTTCAAATTGCAGTTCTACCTCGTCATTATAATTCATCAGATTTTCTTCAAATAAATCTGGCAGCTTTCCAAGAGAAAGCGTTTGTGCCACTTTTTCTTTCAGGGTCATTCTAGACAACAAATCCTGAACCCGCTCCTCAACAGATAATGCTTGATTTTTATACGCTTCCAAGTGTTTATCCTCCCATAATATAAATCTTATTTGGATATCTGTTTAAAATTTAGCTTATATATGCGAACTTTTCATTTGATATTCTGTGATAATTATAGAAATATTATTATAATTATGTTGTCATATGCATGAACTCTTTAATATGGGAGGAAAAAAATGTCTATCAGTCTTGAAACTCTGCACGTTACGAATGAACAAGTAAATCCTCGAATACTCACATCCGTTTATTTCAATGGAACTCAGCGTGAAAAAGCTTCTCGTCTGAAGAATCGCCTAGTCTACGATTATGAGTTAGAGTTTTATACTGAAAGCGAAGGAGCAATTGATTTAAATGGCACTCTTTACCCTGTCAAAAAAAATGACGTGGTATTCAGAAGGCCAGGCGATCTCAACCAATCTATCATGCCTTATTCTTGCCACTTGGTTGTTTTTGACATGCTGAACAATACAGGTAAAGAGGACTGTGAGTATACTGTTGGAACAATTCAAGAAGTATCTCAGCCCTATTATATGAATCCCATACTGAATGCGATCCCAACTATACTCAGCCCTCCATTTGCGGAAAAGTATGAATATTGGTTTCAACGGATTTTTAATGAATTTATCAAACAAAATGCCGGCTCACACTTGTTGATAAAGTCTATTATTCTTCAAATCATTCATCAATTGCATGAGGATCATATTGTCCACCAATCAAGTAAGGATGTTCCCTCCTCAGCGCATTCAAAAATGATTAAGAATACAGTAACTTGTATCCAAGCTAACTTGGAAGAGTCTTGGAATTTGGCTAAACTAGCTCAGATTTCAGGAATGAGTACTTCTTATTTTCATTCCGTTTTTACTAAAGTGATGCAGCAAACCCCTAATCAATACATCAATGAGTTGAGGTTGGAGAAAGCAAAAAAAATGCTTCTTACTACAGATGCAAGTATATTGGATATTGCCATGCGATGTGGATTTGGTAGCAGTGCCTACTTCGGTTTCTTATTTAAGAAAAAAACAGGGGTTTCACCTATTCATTTCAGAAAAATATATAGCAACCCTTACTTTTAAGTTCTCAAACTCAAAACTACAATTTTTCACGAGCTTCGCAGACAGTTGTAGAGGTCGGCTGCCTGCACATTACATTCTGGCGTTAGAGGCCCTATCTTTTCGGAATTGCAGCGGAGTCATTCCTGTAATCATTTTGAATTGATGGACAAAATGGGAAGGGATAGGCCAACCTACTGATAAACCAATTTCAGATATCGAAAGCTGAGTAGTGGATAGTAACATGCAGGCTTCTTTAATCCGGCGAGCCAGGATGTAATTGGTAATCGTACTGCCGGTATCTCGTTTGAATAAATGTGAAATATGATATTTAGATAAATGTAATTCTTCAGCAATTGCTTCAAGTTTGAACGGTTCTGAGAAATGTTGTTCGACCCATTGAAGAATGTCCTCAGTATGTGTAGTCGTTCTCAAGGAATAAGAATTAAGTGATTCTGATTGGTTCAGCCCATCATAAAGAAACACCATTAGCTGCTGTAACAGTAAGGCTTGATATTCAAGCTTAAGATTACCGACCGATTCGGTAATCTTTTCTTTGTAGTAGCTAATGAGCGGCTCGATCGGCAATTGCTCAGAAAATGAAGGAAACACTTGTTTAGTTAATGAACCTTTCCAAATATATTGAAAAAAGCGGTCTATCTCATAAAACGATTGAAAGTAGCGATTAAATACTTCCGGATCGAAATGAATAGTGGAGCGTATATATGGGGTTTCCTTACTCAATTGTGCTTTGACATGATGCAATTGAAAAGGCTGGAATATGAATAAAGCGCCTTGTTCGATTTTATATACCTGTTGCTCTAATACAACAGTACCATCTCCTTGGTGAACATAAAGAAATTCCAAGCCTGGGTGGTAGTGAAAAAAACCTGTATAAGTATGGTCAGCCTGGACTTTAAAGTTCCCATGGAA is part of the Paenibacillus algicola genome and harbors:
- a CDS encoding helix-turn-helix domain-containing protein, producing the protein MSISLETLHVTNEQVNPRILTSVYFNGTQREKASRLKNRLVYDYELEFYTESEGAIDLNGTLYPVKKNDVVFRRPGDLNQSIMPYSCHLVVFDMLNNTGKEDCEYTVGTIQEVSQPYYMNPILNAIPTILSPPFAEKYEYWFQRIFNEFIKQNAGSHLLIKSIILQIIHQLHEDHIVHQSSKDVPSSAHSKMIKNTVTCIQANLEESWNLAKLAQISGMSTSYFHSVFTKVMQQTPNQYINELRLEKAKKMLLTTDASILDIAMRCGFGSSAYFGFLFKKKTGVSPIHFRKIYSNPYF
- a CDS encoding AraC family transcriptional regulator gives rise to the protein MNGHHVMNFLDRPFHGNFKVQADHTYTGFFHYHPGLEFLYVHQGDGTVVLEQQVYKIEQGALFIFQPFQLHHVKAQLSKETPYIRSTIHFDPEVFNRYFQSFYEIDRFFQYIWKGSLTKQVFPSFSEQLPIEPLISYYKEKITESVGNLKLEYQALLLQQLMVFLYDGLNQSESLNSYSLRTTTHTEDILQWVEQHFSEPFKLEAIAEELHLSKYHISHLFKRDTGSTITNYILARRIKEACMLLSTTQLSISEIGLSVGWPIPSHFVHQFKMITGMTPLQFRKDRASNARM